DNA from Lentibacillus amyloliquefaciens:
AAATCTTTGGCATAATAATAGGCTAAAGTACTTGTGAATAAATAAATATCACACATAATGGCCTTTTCAACCAATTCGTTCGTTTCTTCCGCAGTTCTATAGACAAAAGGAAATAGTTCAACATCTTCTATTTTCTCAGTCAGCCTGTTGATCTGATGGATTGTCTCTTCCCTTCCGAATACAGCAATTTTAATCGTCACATCCATTCCTCCTTCTTTCCGAATACCTTCATCCCATATTTAACGACAAAATTCGTTAGAGTTATAATACGGAATTTTCTAAATATTGTCAAGAAGAAAAATGTACGATTTAGGTTTAAATATATTTTGGTATATTTCGAGGTAACATAGCATTCTATTATTCTGTTAAAACTTGACATACCAGATGAAAACGGTTTAAATTTAGATAAGATTTGATTTTAAAATAATAAAGGGGGAAATTTCATGAGAAGTCTTAAACTCGCAGGTTTGTTGCTTATCGTTATGCTGTTTGCACTAGCAGGCTGCGGCAGTGCCCAGGATGACGGCGGCGGAAGTGATGACAGCGGCAGCAGTGATAACGGCGGCGATGATGCATCATCATCTGAAGAGGTTCGCGTCACACTGGGAACCGGGGGCACGAGTGGTACCTATTATCCGCTTGGTGTAGCGATGACTGAGCAGATTTTCTCAAATGTAGAAGGGGTTTCACAGTCCAGAGCTGTTTCAACCGGGGCATCAGTAACAAACGCCCAGGAGCTGGCTGAAGGAAAATACGACGCTGTTCTGATTCAAAATGATATTGCTTATTATGCCGCGAATGGAGAGACGCTCGGAGATTTTGAAGGGAATACGGTTGATAATATGGCCGGCATGACCTCGCTTTACCCTGAAGATATCCAAGTGGTCACAACAGCTGACAGCGATATTGAATCACTTGAAGATTTGGAAGGCAAAACCGTGGCTGTCGGTGACCAGGGCAGTGGAACCGAAGCAAACGCCAATCAAGTATTGGGAGCAGCAGGGCTCACGTATGATGACCTGACAGCTGAATATATGGGCTTTGGTGATGCTTCTCAGGGCTTGCAGAATGGTACACTTGATGCAGCGTTTATCGTTGGCGGTGCACCAACAAGCGCGATTCAGGAATTAGGTGCCAGTAAAGATGTCAAGGTCCTTTCACTTTCCGACGAAGTCATCAGCAATTTGACTTCGGAATATTCGTATTACACCGAAAAAACAATTTCTGCTGACACGTATGCAGATTACGGTCAGGAAGAAGAGATTAAGACAGTAGCTGTTATGGCAATCCTTGTTGTGGATTCGGAACTGCCGGAAGACGCGGTGTATAACATGACAAAATCCATGTTTGAAAACAAAGACGCACTGGAAGCAGCGCATGCCCGCGGTTCGGATATCACTTTAGAAGGTGCAACAGATGGTATGTCCATTGACCTTCACCCGGGTGCAGCCAGGTATTATGAAGAAGAAGGTGTCTCTGTCGAGTAATGACAGCTTCTTCTGAAAGGCGGCCAAGCCTGCATAAACACAGGCTTGCCGTACTATTAATCGGTTTAATAATTTTTATCGGTATTTATTTGCTTATGAAAGATGTACATGTCATGTACGCAACGGCGGATAATGATGATGTATTGATTGCTGAGCGGATAAATGCCGATACAACTTTTTCATCACGTTATCTCCATTCAGTGGCCAAGTGTCTCATTATAGAAAAATATGAAGTGAGCGAGGACTATGAGATGGTCTTGATGGAAAGCTGGAATTGCAGCTTCGGAGCCGGTATTGAAACAAAACCTCCGCCAGGGGCAACTGATCGCATGGAGGACGGCTATTACGTGATTGATAATATCGACCAGACATTCCAGGAGATTTTGTTACATCCCGTAAGTATTGCAGAACAAAAACTGACGATAGACGGACATACCTGGAATATCTCGCGTAAACCATTTGAGGGAAGAACGTTTTCACTTGAGATTGAGAAGCAAAATTGGTTTGTCTTTTTAATCGAAAAACTATCATGAATAACAGAAGGGAGGTTCTTTATGGCGAACTCAAATCTGGATACAAATGTGAGTCAAGAAGAAATGAACAAGCAGCTGGATGAGCTGGAAGGCAGTGACAGAACACTATATGGCAAAATGGCGTTCATTGTATTAATTGTTGCTGTTGCATTTTCATTATTTCACCTGTATTCAGCCGGTATCGACATGCTGCCGAATCGTCAGCTGACAGCAGTGCATCTGGCCTTTGCCTTAACCCTCATTTTTTTAATCTTTCCATATAAAAAGAACCTCGGGCAAACGAAAATTCCCTGGTATGATATGGTACTGGCAATCCTTGGGGCATCAACCGGCGTTTATATTATCATGATATCTGACGTTCTTGTTGGCAAAGTCGGTAATCCGAATGCGTTGGATACCACGATATCTTTCATTGCATTGTTGCTGGTCCTCGAAGCAACACGTCGAGTGGTCGGAAAACCGCTTGTCATACTGGCAACGGTTTTCATGCTGTACGCATGGCTCGGTGATATGTATTTGCCGGACTTTCTTGGTGCACGGGCGATCTTGCCGGATGCGCTGAACCACTTTGGCTTTACATGGAATGAAATCGCCGAGTTTATGTATTTGTCCAATGAGGGTATATTCGGAACACCACTGACTGTTTCAGCACAATATGTTTTTATTTTTATTTTATTTGGCGCTTTTCTGGAGGTGACCGGGGCAGGTAAAATGTTTATTGATCTGGCCATGTCACTTGTCGGTTCGTTTAAAGGCGGACCGGCCAAAGCATCCGTTATTTCATCCGGTATGATGGGCTCAATATCAGGCAGTTCGGTAGCCAATGCGGTTACCACAGGCACGTTCACCATACCGCTGATGAAAAAGACAGGATTCAGGCCAAAGGTTGCCGGCGGTATTGAAGTAGCTGCTTCCTCAAGCGGGCAGCTGCTGCCGCCTGTCATGGGTGCTGCTGCCTTTATCATGGCCGACTTCACCGGTATATCTTATCTGGAAATCGTTAAATCGGCAGCGATTCCGGCATTGCTAAGCTATACAGCCATTTTGTTCATGGTACATCTGGAAGCGAGCAAGAATAATTTAGTCGGCATCCCGCGAAATGAGCTCGTATCGCCATGGAAAATCTTAGCTGGCCGTGGTTATTTGTTGCTGCCGATCGTAGCAATTGTCATACTGCTTGTCATGCGGCTGACACCGATATTGGCATCATTTATGGCGATTGTCGGTACAATTGCGATTGCTCTATTTTCTTATCGGATGCAGCAGCGTTTGGGTGCCGGTTTTCTCGTTGCGCTTCTGTTCACAGGTGCAGCCTATGCAGCACATTTACTATTCGGCTTAAATCAGTACGTTACATTTGTCTCCATTGGTGCCTTGATGTTTGCGCTCATCTGGTATGCGATGGGTAAAAAAGTTGCTGGTGAAAAACAGGATAAATTTGGATGGAAAGAGTTTTTTACGGCGCTTGAGCTTGGGGCAAAAAATGCGCTAAGCGTGGTTGCGGCATGTGCGGCTGCCGGAATTCTGACAGGTGTTGTGACAATGACAGGACTGGGGCCGATATTCTCCGGTTTGATTTTGGATTTGGCAAACAACCAGATTTTCCTTGTCCTGCTGTTCACGATGATTGCGTGTATCATCATGGGCCTCGGTCTGCCGACAACTGCAACCTACATTGTACTTGCAGCTGTCATGGCTCCGGCTTTGATACAGCTGGATATCCCGGTATTGGCAGCTCATCTCTTCGTATTTTATTATGGAATCCTTGCCGATGATACACCGCCGATTAACTTGCCGGCATACGCGACAGCGGGTATTGCCAAAGCAGATCCGGTGCGTACCGGTGTGCAAGGTTTTAAATTTGATATGGGGGCATTGCTTCTGCCGTTTGCGTTTGTGCTTAATCCGATTTTGATTTTGCAGGACGATACAGCAACGTGGATTCAGATTCTGTTAAGTATTACCACAGCGTTTATCGGCATTATTGCCTGGTCTACGTTTATTCAAAGCTACCTGTTCACCAAATTTGGCTGGATTGAGCGGATAATGGCTGTAGGGGCGGCGGTTGTTTTGCTTAATCATGCACTATGGACAGACTTGGTCGGTGTTGGACTATTCGCTCTGATTATTGTCTATCAATGGTGGAAAAAGAACAGAAATGATAAATCCGGCATGCAATCGGTTCAGACGAACGCATGAATTAAAGAGCTATTTTGCAGGAATATTACTGTGAAATAGCTCTTTTTGATATGGTTATCGCTCCTCACGCAGTTCGTACTAATATATGATATGCTTGGACACAAGAATGGGAAGGGGTGAGTGCATGAATTCATTTATCAATAAAATTGGGATCGATGCGCCGGTTGTTCAGGCTGGAATGGCGGGCGGTATTACGACCCCTGAGTTAGTTGCGGCTGTCGCCAATGCAGGCGGGCTTGGAACACTCGGGGCAGGGTACATGAGTGATAAGGTGTTAAAGGCGGACATACAAGCCATAAAGCAGCTTACTGATAAACCCTTCGCGGTCAATCTATTTGCTGTAAACCTGGAGGCATTTTCCGATGATATCGCCCAAATGCAGCAATTCCTTAATCAATATCGGGGTGAATTGGAAATGGACACGGGAGAAAGTTCGATTAAAGTCCGTGATTACTTGCAGGAAAAAATCGATGTCATTCTCGAGGAAAATATCCCGATTGTCAGTACAGCTTTCGGGGTGCTTTCATACATGCTGATCGATCGTTTGAAAGCGAACGACGTGAAATTGATTGGCATGGCAACAAATCTTGAGGAGGCCAAACAACTGGAAGAAGCAGGATTTGATGCCGTTGTGGCTCAGGGGATGGAAGCGGGCGGCCACCGCAGTACATTTAATGTGGAAAAATACCCTGATGGCTGTCAAATCGGTTTGCACGTGCTGGTGCAGGAGCTTCTTGACCATACGAATCTTGCCATTATAGCAGCAGGCGGCATACATACCAAGTCTCAAGCCGATGCTTTAATGACCATGGGGACCTCTGCCGTCCAGCTGGGCACACGATTTTTGCTTGCTGAAGAAGCCGGAACGAATGCAGCTTATCGCAGGGCGCTCATCAAAGCAGAAACCAATGATACGGTGATAACGAAAGTGTTTTCCGGACACCCGGCCCGTGCTATCCGGAACAGGTTAGTCGAAGAGG
Protein-coding regions in this window:
- a CDS encoding TRAP transporter permease; amino-acid sequence: MANSNLDTNVSQEEMNKQLDELEGSDRTLYGKMAFIVLIVAVAFSLFHLYSAGIDMLPNRQLTAVHLAFALTLIFLIFPYKKNLGQTKIPWYDMVLAILGASTGVYIIMISDVLVGKVGNPNALDTTISFIALLLVLEATRRVVGKPLVILATVFMLYAWLGDMYLPDFLGARAILPDALNHFGFTWNEIAEFMYLSNEGIFGTPLTVSAQYVFIFILFGAFLEVTGAGKMFIDLAMSLVGSFKGGPAKASVISSGMMGSISGSSVANAVTTGTFTIPLMKKTGFRPKVAGGIEVAASSSGQLLPPVMGAAAFIMADFTGISYLEIVKSAAIPALLSYTAILFMVHLEASKNNLVGIPRNELVSPWKILAGRGYLLLPIVAIVILLVMRLTPILASFMAIVGTIAIALFSYRMQQRLGAGFLVALLFTGAAYAAHLLFGLNQYVTFVSIGALMFALIWYAMGKKVAGEKQDKFGWKEFFTALELGAKNALSVVAACAAAGILTGVVTMTGLGPIFSGLILDLANNQIFLVLLFTMIACIIMGLGLPTTATYIVLAAVMAPALIQLDIPVLAAHLFVFYYGILADDTPPINLPAYATAGIAKADPVRTGVQGFKFDMGALLLPFAFVLNPILILQDDTATWIQILLSITTAFIGIIAWSTFIQSYLFTKFGWIERIMAVGAAVVLLNHALWTDLVGVGLFALIIVYQWWKKNRNDKSGMQSVQTNA
- a CDS encoding DUF1850 domain-containing protein — encoded protein: MTASSERRPSLHKHRLAVLLIGLIIFIGIYLLMKDVHVMYATADNDDVLIAERINADTTFSSRYLHSVAKCLIIEKYEVSEDYEMVLMESWNCSFGAGIETKPPPGATDRMEDGYYVIDNIDQTFQEILLHPVSIAEQKLTIDGHTWNISRKPFEGRTFSLEIEKQNWFVFLIEKLS
- a CDS encoding TAXI family TRAP transporter solute-binding subunit, with amino-acid sequence MRSLKLAGLLLIVMLFALAGCGSAQDDGGGSDDSGSSDNGGDDASSSEEVRVTLGTGGTSGTYYPLGVAMTEQIFSNVEGVSQSRAVSTGASVTNAQELAEGKYDAVLIQNDIAYYAANGETLGDFEGNTVDNMAGMTSLYPEDIQVVTTADSDIESLEDLEGKTVAVGDQGSGTEANANQVLGAAGLTYDDLTAEYMGFGDASQGLQNGTLDAAFIVGGAPTSAIQELGASKDVKVLSLSDEVISNLTSEYSYYTEKTISADTYADYGQEEEIKTVAVMAILVVDSELPEDAVYNMTKSMFENKDALEAAHARGSDITLEGATDGMSIDLHPGAARYYEEEGVSVE
- a CDS encoding NAD(P)H-dependent flavin oxidoreductase codes for the protein MNSFINKIGIDAPVVQAGMAGGITTPELVAAVANAGGLGTLGAGYMSDKVLKADIQAIKQLTDKPFAVNLFAVNLEAFSDDIAQMQQFLNQYRGELEMDTGESSIKVRDYLQEKIDVILEENIPIVSTAFGVLSYMLIDRLKANDVKLIGMATNLEEAKQLEEAGFDAVVAQGMEAGGHRSTFNVEKYPDGCQIGLHVLVQELLDHTNLAIIAAGGIHTKSQADALMTMGTSAVQLGTRFLLAEEAGTNAAYRRALIKAETNDTVITKVFSGHPARAIRNRLVEEVEASGIAPLPFPIQNQMTKDIRSAGKEFAMPEVQSLWAGQGVGAIEKEESAADIVASLI